The sequence CGTGCGCGGGCATAATAACCGAGGCCGGCCCAGGCCTTCATGACGTCCTCGGTTTCGGCGGCGGCGAGGTCTTCAACCGTCGGCCACAACGTCAGAAATTTCTCGAAATAGGCCTTGACCGCCTGGACGGTAGTCTGCTGCAGCATCACTTCGGACAGCCAGACATGGTAGGGATCGGGAGTTGCGCCATTTCGCGCCATGGGCGGCGAGACCCGCCACGGCAGTTCGCGGTGGTGGCGATCGTACCAGTTGAGCAGACGGTCGGCGGCGTCCATCGCTATTAAGGTGTTGCGCATCATTTGCCGGGCAGTCCTTTTCCGGCCTATACTTGGCGGACGCCAGCTTGAGCTGCAAGGCTCAATAGGAGTTGCAAACAGAAAGTCGTTCCGGTGAATCAAGCAAAGGCCCGAAAGGGCGTCGTCCAGATCAGCGAGGTCGCCAACGGCCTGATCGATCCGGTGCTGGCGAAGCGTGCAGGCATCAACACGATGCTGCTCGGGTCGTGGGACGAGATTGCCGGGGAGGAATTTGCCGATTGCACCCGGCCCGAAAAAATCGCCTGGCCACGGCGAGCCTCCGAAATCGGAGGCGAAGGCGGCTACCAGCCGGGCGTCCTGACCATCGCCTGCGAGGGGGCACGGGCGCTTTTCCTGACCCACGCACAAGGTGAACTGATCCAGCGCATCAACGGCTTCTTCGGTTTTTACGCAATCGGCCAGGTGCGCATCGTCCAGAAACCGGTGGCCGCACCGCCCAAGCCCCATCGTCGGCCGCGCCTACTGGTGGGCGAGGCGGCTCGTCGGCTCGAAACCATGATGGAAGGCATCGAGAGCGAGGCCCTTAAGACGGCGCTGAAACGGCTTGGCACCGCAGTGCT is a genomic window of Sinorhizobium numidicum containing:
- a CDS encoding DUF721 domain-containing protein — translated: MNQAKARKGVVQISEVANGLIDPVLAKRAGINTMLLGSWDEIAGEEFADCTRPEKIAWPRRASEIGGEGGYQPGVLTIACEGARALFLTHAQGELIQRINGFFGFYAIGQVRIVQKPVAAPPKPHRRPRLLVGEAARRLETMMEGIESEALKTALKRLGTAVLSPRRK